The nucleotide window AGGGAGTGCCTCCCTCCGGGGTGAGCACCAGAATGACCATGCGTCACTTTTCACGTACCTGCTCTCGGTTCCCGACAGGAATGCGATTGTAGAACTGCATTGGTGCGGATCTGAAACTATCCGGGAACCTCTCATCGAGGGATCCCATTTCGGGAGCAACGCTTTCCGGCGCAGTCTGCACCTGTCCCGCGGATCGTCCCCCGGGGTCAGGAGCCGCATGGCAGATTCCTCCCGTGCAAGTAGCCTTTCACCGGGATCGTTCGCGGAGGTGGGAGTTCGCCCCGCCTGCGGATATGTTCGCCGTCCCGGCAGGGTCCCGCCTCCGATGCGAATCTCGACAGAGCCATTCTTGCCATTGTATTTTCGCGCCGATTCCGACGCAATCGTTCGTCCATGGAGAAGCCCCTCTTCGCTGGGAATGCTGCTCACTCCGTCGGGCGGAACGTGCGATACATTCAAATACTCAAACTATTCCTTATGGTGTGGTGATCGAATGGACAAATTCGAGCAGATCCTGCTGTCGATGAAGGAGATGTCTCCTGAAGACCTGAAGAAGACGCTGGAAGACCGGAGGAACATGTGCCTCTGCCCGGGATGCCCCACGTATACGCGGTGTGCGAAGGAGGCGGACGAGAAATTCTTCTGCAATACGGGGAAGAGTTTCATGTGCATCGATACGGAAGTAGCCTGTCTCTGCCCGACCTGTCCGGTGTGGACCGATATGGGGCTCAAGTACAAATTCTTCTGCACGAGGAGTTCGGAGAAGGCGCAGAGGTACGAGAACACCATCTGGGGAACGCGGTATTGATCGCACCTCCCTCCTCCTTTCTCGTAGATCCGGGCAAAACGCCCCGTTAGTCCGGTTTGCATCCCGCTGCATTCCGAGAAAAAATCTCGTTCGCGCCGATAACCGCAATGCCATGCACAGGACTTTGCGATGGATCAGCAATACGGGGCCGCCTTTCGTTGCTGGCGGAATCCGGCCCTGCGGGGGTGGCGACCGCAAAGGGATAAAGGTGAAAAGGTTGTAATAGTACTACATCGAGTTCAAGAGGAGGTTTTTTGCGATGCAACAGATACCCCCCAAAGTGCAGAACCAGATCGCCATGCTTCAACAGTTGCAGCAGCAGCTGCAGACGGTCGTCGGGCAGAAGACGCAGTATGAGATAGCGCTCCGCGAGGCGAAGCGTGCCGGCGAGGAGCTGAAAGAGGTCCCGGAGGATGCAGAGATCTTCACCAATATCGGCACCGTGATGATCCAGCAGAAGAAGTCGAAGGTCGAGGCGTCCCTGAACGAACGGATCGAGACGCTGGAGCTCCGCATCAAGTCTCTCGAAAAACAGGAGA belongs to Methanomicrobiales archaeon and includes:
- a CDS encoding DUF2769 domain-containing protein, whose product is MDKFEQILLSMKEMSPEDLKKTLEDRRNMCLCPGCPTYTRCAKEADEKFFCNTGKSFMCIDTEVACLCPTCPVWTDMGLKYKFFCTRSSEKAQRYENTIWGTRY
- a CDS encoding prefoldin subunit beta, which produces MQQIPPKVQNQIAMLQQLQQQLQTVVGQKTQYEIALREAKRAGEELKEVPEDAEIFTNIGTVMIQQKKSKVEASLNERIETLELRIKSLEKQEKALQTRFEQVSAQVRGALGGGEAPPSPAAE